A stretch of Lactuca sativa cultivar Salinas chromosome 6, Lsat_Salinas_v11, whole genome shotgun sequence DNA encodes these proteins:
- the LOC111887512 gene encoding uncharacterized protein LOC111887512: MWIFCTIFEPLLQMVLKKVSSAHEMWSDLENQFRTNKDTKIIQLDNELRTITQGDYDIASYCTRIKSITNMLDNIDSIVPEKNIVIYTINGLHPKFENVATIIHHSDPLPSFLKVRSMLMDQEQRLKQIATPPNSSATSSSPTILISEQQHQNINNPSSSENFNHRGGRTSGPGRGRGGESRGGRWSHNSSQHVHTPRT, encoded by the coding sequence ATGTGGATTTTCTGCACTATTTTCGAGCCATTGCTTCAAATGGTTCTCAAGAAGGTAAGTTCTGCTCACGAGATGTGGAGTGATCTAGAGAACCAGTTTCGCACCAACAAAGACACAAAGATCATTCAACTTGACAATGAATTACGCACTATTACTCAAGGTGATTATGATATCGCCTCTTACTGTACTCGAATCAAATCCATTACAAACATGCTTGATAATATTGACTCTATTGTTCCTGAAAAGAACATTGTTATTTATACTATCAACGGATTACATCCCAAGTTCGAGAATGTTGCTACAATCATTCATCATAGTGATCCCCTGCCTTCATTCCTTAAAGTCCGCTCAATGCTCATGGATCAAGAACAACGCCTCAAACAAATTGCTACACCACCCAATTCTAGTGCAACTTCTTCTTCTCCTACTATTTTGATTTCTGAACAGCAACATCAAAACATTAATAATCCTTCTAGTTCGGAAAATTTTAACCACCGAGGTGGTCGAACCAGTGGTCCAGGACGAGGAAGGGGTGGCGAAAGTCGTGGTGGTCGTTGGTCTCACAATTCCAGTCAACATGTTCATACACCACGGACTTGA